Proteins found in one Luteimonas chenhongjianii genomic segment:
- the nusB gene encoding transcription antitermination factor NusB produces MNQTRKPHGVDPVLRSRARRRALQAIYAMQMSGTEPREIVAQFAHEQAKEVADLAYFEDLVHGVGARYRELDAALAPFLDRGIDEVDPIERAMLRIAAYELQHRIDVPYRVVIDEALKTVKRFGSEHGHTYVNGVLDKAAAAWRAPEVGALRGR; encoded by the coding sequence ATGAACCAGACCCGCAAGCCCCATGGCGTCGACCCCGTGCTGCGTTCGCGTGCACGCCGCCGCGCGCTGCAGGCCATCTACGCGATGCAGATGTCGGGCACCGAACCGCGCGAGATCGTCGCCCAGTTCGCGCACGAACAGGCCAAGGAAGTCGCCGATCTGGCGTACTTCGAGGATCTGGTGCACGGCGTGGGCGCGCGCTACCGCGAACTCGACGCAGCGCTTGCGCCGTTCCTCGACCGCGGCATCGACGAGGTCGATCCGATCGAGCGCGCGATGCTGCGCATTGCCGCCTACGAGTTGCAGCACCGCATCGACGTGCCCTACCGGGTGGTGATCGACGAGGCGCTCAAGACCGTCAAGCGCTTCGGCTCCGAACACGGCCATACCTACGTCAATGGCGTGCTCGACAAGGCCGCCGCGGCCTGGCGTGCGCCGGAAGTGGGGGCGCTGCGCGGGCGTTGA
- the thiL gene encoding thiamine-phosphate kinase, with protein MAGEFDLIERIRARTVARGDVVLGIGDDAALLQPPAGQQLVVAMDTLNAGVHFPDDTAPADIGWKALAVNLSDLAAMGATPAWCTLSLSLPASDPVWIDGFLDGFDALARLHDVALVGGDTTRGPLSVCVTAFGLVAPGMALRRDGARIGDDVWVSGTPGDAAAALAQWSAGGPRDPALRARLDRPTPRLALGLQLAGLASAAIDISDGLLADLAHLCRGSGVGATIDLDALPVSDALRAAAPDRDTRRALQATGGDDYELCFTASPDRRGAVLEAGDGAGVEVTRIGRIGSGAEVIAVGADGAPWTPPRAGWDHFSG; from the coding sequence ATGGCCGGCGAATTCGATCTGATCGAGCGTATCCGCGCCCGCACCGTCGCGCGCGGTGACGTGGTGCTCGGCATCGGCGACGACGCCGCGCTGCTGCAACCGCCCGCCGGCCAGCAGCTCGTCGTCGCGATGGACACGCTCAACGCCGGCGTGCATTTCCCCGATGACACCGCGCCTGCGGACATCGGCTGGAAGGCGCTCGCGGTGAACCTGTCCGATCTGGCCGCGATGGGCGCCACGCCCGCCTGGTGCACCCTGTCGTTGTCATTGCCGGCGTCCGATCCGGTCTGGATCGACGGCTTCCTCGACGGCTTCGATGCCCTCGCGCGCCTGCATGATGTCGCGCTGGTCGGCGGCGACACCACGCGCGGGCCGCTCTCGGTCTGCGTCACCGCGTTCGGCCTCGTGGCGCCGGGCATGGCGCTGCGCCGCGATGGCGCGCGGATCGGCGACGACGTGTGGGTCAGTGGCACGCCCGGCGACGCGGCGGCCGCGCTGGCGCAATGGTCGGCGGGCGGCCCGCGCGATCCGGCGCTGCGCGCGCGCCTCGACCGGCCGACCCCGCGGCTCGCGCTCGGCCTGCAATTGGCCGGCCTCGCCAGTGCCGCGATCGACATCTCCGATGGCCTGCTGGCCGACCTCGCCCATCTGTGCCGTGGCAGCGGCGTGGGCGCCACGATCGACCTCGATGCGTTGCCGGTGTCGGACGCCCTTCGGGCTGCCGCGCCCGATCGCGACACGCGCCGCGCACTCCAGGCCACCGGCGGCGACGACTACGAGCTGTGCTTCACCGCCTCGCCTGACCGCCGCGGGGCCGTTCTCGAGGCGGGCGATGGGGCAGGGGTGGAGGTCACCCGGATCGGCCGCATCGGCTCAGGGGCAGAAGTCATCGCAGTCGGCGCCGACGGCGCGCCCTGGACGCCGCCACGCGCGGGCTGGGATCACTTTTCCGGCTGA
- a CDS encoding YraN family protein, producing MNERRREGAAVERAAAAHLQAAGLRPLAANVGFRGGELDIVMLDTRAGARTVVFVEVRHRRTAAFGGGAASVDAGKRRRLVLAAQQFLMRQPGLRELPCRFDVVEASGDAASPTLRWIEDAFRADD from the coding sequence TTGAACGAGCGGCGGCGCGAGGGTGCCGCCGTCGAGCGGGCCGCGGCCGCGCATCTGCAGGCTGCCGGTCTGCGGCCACTCGCTGCGAATGTCGGATTCCGCGGCGGCGAGCTGGACATCGTGATGCTGGATACGCGCGCCGGTGCGCGGACGGTCGTGTTCGTCGAGGTCCGCCACCGCCGCACGGCCGCCTTCGGCGGGGGCGCGGCCTCGGTCGATGCCGGCAAGCGCCGCCGGCTGGTGCTGGCCGCCCAGCAGTTCCTGATGCGCCAGCCCGGGCTGCGCGAGCTGCCGTGCCGCTTCGACGTGGTCGAAGCGAGCGGCGACGCGGCGTCGCCCACGCTGCGCTGGATCGAGGATGCGTTCCGCGCGGATGACTGA
- a CDS encoding penicillin-binding protein activator, with the protein MAATLQPSNARTHATRLRGTRPRALRLLTGAALAAVLAGCATVRTSGPAPVPMEPSTTTTSAPTRWHFDDTRAPADRDGYRPPRKLAVLLPMSGPLATAAAPVRDGLLAGYYGERRARPELAFYDTSGTAAGATAAYARAIAEGADQVLGPLGRDEVDALFRGPISVPVVALNRGSAEAPDNAAAFSLAPEDEGDAAAQYLLKRNARNVLVLSNGEDAARRSVDALAARLAQNGGSVVATLAIIGDAPGDQTAALQNALAGEVGVDAVYLAIRGNQARVLAPQMSVAGLATRPRVGSSLLTHGTGKAEEDQILDGIVFPTESWSIGSGARSLPPQASVASDLPTARGPAARLFAFGFDAWLLAGYLEHLALAPDATVGGATGMLRIAPDGNVMRQPAWSTWRNGYVVPQADAGG; encoded by the coding sequence ATGGCAGCAACGCTCCAGCCTTCGAACGCCCGCACCCACGCCACGCGCCTCCGCGGCACCCGGCCCCGCGCCCTGCGCCTGCTCACCGGCGCTGCCCTGGCGGCCGTGCTTGCCGGTTGCGCCACCGTGCGGACCTCGGGCCCTGCGCCCGTCCCGATGGAGCCTTCGACGACAACGACCAGCGCGCCGACGCGCTGGCATTTCGACGATACGCGCGCGCCCGCCGATCGCGACGGCTACCGCCCTCCGCGCAAGCTCGCGGTGCTGCTGCCGATGAGCGGCCCGCTGGCCACTGCCGCCGCGCCGGTGCGCGACGGCCTGCTGGCCGGCTATTACGGCGAGCGCCGCGCCCGGCCCGAACTCGCGTTCTACGACACCTCCGGCACCGCTGCCGGCGCCACTGCCGCCTATGCACGGGCGATCGCCGAGGGCGCCGACCAGGTGCTCGGCCCGCTTGGGCGCGACGAGGTGGACGCGCTGTTCCGCGGTCCGATCTCGGTGCCGGTGGTCGCCCTCAACCGCGGCTCGGCCGAGGCGCCCGACAATGCCGCGGCATTTTCGCTTGCCCCCGAAGACGAGGGCGACGCCGCCGCGCAGTACCTGCTCAAGCGCAATGCCCGCAATGTGCTGGTGCTGAGCAATGGCGAGGACGCGGCCCGTCGCAGTGTCGATGCGCTGGCCGCGCGGCTGGCCCAGAACGGCGGCAGCGTCGTGGCCACGCTCGCAATCATCGGCGACGCTCCGGGCGACCAGACTGCCGCGCTGCAGAACGCACTGGCCGGCGAAGTCGGCGTGGATGCGGTCTACCTGGCCATCCGCGGCAACCAGGCCCGCGTGCTCGCCCCACAGATGTCGGTCGCCGGGCTGGCGACGCGCCCGCGCGTGGGCAGCTCGCTGCTGACGCATGGCACCGGCAAGGCCGAGGAGGACCAGATCCTCGACGGCATCGTGTTCCCGACCGAAAGCTGGTCCATCGGCAGCGGCGCACGTTCCTTGCCTCCCCAGGCCTCGGTCGCCAGCGACCTGCCGACCGCGCGCGGCCCCGCCGCACGTCTGTTCGCATTCGGCTTCGATGCCTGGCTGCTGGCCGGCTATCTCGAGCACCTGGCGCTTGCACCTGATGCCACGGTCGGTGGCGCGACCGGGATGCTGCGCATTGCCCCCGACGGCAACGTGATGCGCCAGCCGGCGTGGTCGACCTGGCGCAACGGCTATGTGGTGCCGCAGGCGGACGCCGGCGGTTGA
- the rsmI gene encoding 16S rRNA (cytidine(1402)-2'-O)-methyltransferase, whose product MTDSSRAPGVLHVVATPIGNLGDLSPRAQDVLRSVDAICAEDTRHTRQLLGHFGIDRPLLALHEHNEDGLAARLVERLRAGDSLALVSDAGTPLVSDPGFRLVRAARAAGLRVSPVPGPSALIAALSVAGLPSDRFVFEGFLPAKAGARRERLQTLAAEPRTLLFYESSHRIEEMLADAVQAFGGTRPAVVARELTKLFETVLDGPLETLAARVAADADQRRGEFVVLVEGAGEDADARLAEGRRVYALLSKEMKPSLAAKLAADITGAPRKALYGMGGGADSEATGG is encoded by the coding sequence ATGACCGATTCCTCCCGCGCCCCCGGCGTCCTCCACGTGGTGGCCACGCCGATCGGCAACCTCGGCGATCTGTCGCCGCGGGCGCAGGACGTGCTGCGCAGCGTCGACGCGATCTGCGCCGAGGACACTCGGCATACCCGTCAGTTGCTGGGTCATTTCGGCATCGATCGCCCGCTGCTGGCGCTGCACGAGCACAACGAGGACGGGCTCGCGGCACGCCTGGTCGAGCGTCTGCGCGCTGGCGACTCGCTGGCCCTGGTCAGCGATGCCGGCACGCCGCTGGTCAGCGATCCGGGCTTCCGTCTGGTCCGCGCCGCGCGCGCGGCCGGGCTGCGGGTGTCGCCGGTGCCGGGGCCGAGCGCGCTGATCGCCGCGCTCAGTGTTGCCGGCCTGCCCAGTGATCGCTTCGTCTTCGAAGGGTTCCTGCCGGCCAAGGCCGGCGCGCGGCGCGAGCGCCTGCAGACGCTGGCCGCCGAGCCGCGGACCCTGCTGTTCTACGAGTCCTCTCACCGGATCGAGGAGATGCTCGCCGACGCGGTGCAGGCGTTCGGCGGCACGCGCCCCGCGGTGGTCGCCCGCGAGCTCACCAAGCTGTTCGAGACCGTGCTCGACGGTCCGCTCGAGACGCTCGCGGCGCGGGTCGCCGCCGATGCCGACCAGCGCCGGGGCGAGTTCGTGGTGCTGGTCGAAGGGGCAGGCGAGGACGCCGATGCGCGCCTGGCGGAAGGACGGCGGGTGTATGCGCTGCTGAGCAAGGAGATGAAACCGTCCTTGGCAGCGAAGCTCGCCGCCGACATCACCGGTGCGCCGCGCAAGGCGCTGTATGGCATGGGCGGCGGCGCCGACTCCGAGGCCACCGGCGGCTGA
- a CDS encoding chromate transporter — translation MFGVFLRVGLTAFGGPVAHLAYFHAELVVRRRWLRETEYAELVALCQLRRRAAGGLGDRLRQAG, via the coding sequence ATTTTCGGCGTCTTCCTGCGGGTCGGCCTCACGGCCTTCGGCGGCCCGGTCGCGCATCTGGCGTATTTCCACGCCGAGCTCGTAGTGCGGCGGCGCTGGCTGCGGGAGACCGAGTACGCCGAGCTCGTCGCGCTGTGCCAGCTGCGCCGGCGAGCAGCCGGTGGGCTTGGCGATCGCCTTCGCCAGGCAGGCTGA
- a CDS encoding division/cell wall cluster transcriptional repressor MraZ, which produces MLQGETAITIDDKGRMAIPTAYRDFVARECGNRLVLTYNPFDAGGLYLYPYKAWEVLRDQVNALPRTLARNRILQLKLVGAATVLEPDGNGRIGIPPSQRNTVGIDRRAVLVGMGDKFELWSEQAHQAQIRQTLTDEDMAGDDLEGLPL; this is translated from the coding sequence GTGTTGCAGGGCGAGACCGCCATCACTATCGATGACAAGGGCCGGATGGCGATTCCAACCGCCTACCGGGACTTTGTCGCGCGCGAGTGTGGCAACCGGCTCGTCCTGACCTACAACCCCTTCGACGCAGGCGGCCTGTACCTCTACCCCTACAAGGCCTGGGAAGTGCTGCGTGACCAGGTCAACGCCCTGCCGCGCACGCTGGCGCGCAACCGCATCCTGCAGCTGAAGCTCGTCGGCGCCGCCACCGTGCTCGAGCCCGATGGCAACGGCCGCATCGGCATTCCGCCCAGCCAGCGCAACACGGTCGGCATCGACCGGCGCGCGGTCCTGGTGGGGATGGGCGACAAGTTCGAGTTGTGGAGCGAGCAGGCGCATCAGGCGCAGATCCGCCAGACCCTCACCGACGAGGACATGGCCGGAGACGATCTCGAAGGATTGCCGTTGTGA
- the rsmH gene encoding 16S rRNA (cytosine(1402)-N(4))-methyltransferase RsmH, giving the protein MTAGGTDATSGHLPVLYAQVLDGLQVRPDGRYLDGTFGRGGHAAGVLAQLGEAGRLLVMDKDPEAIAVAQARFGNDARVSIRRGSFADLAAWSAVAEAPLDGALFDLGVSSPQLDVAERGFSFGKDGPLDMRMDPEADESAAEWIARAAEADIADVLWTYGEERMSRRIARAIVARRVEAPFLRTADLAAVIAANVPRGRPKPGQKETHPATRSFQAIRIHINRELADLETGLSAAMDALRPGGRLAVISFHSLEDRIVKRFIAGHAKAPAGNRRLPEAAPFVPRLRIVSDATKADETELRANPRARSAVLRVAEKLDAEGAA; this is encoded by the coding sequence GTGACCGCGGGTGGTACGGATGCCACGTCCGGCCACCTCCCGGTCTTGTACGCGCAGGTCCTCGATGGTCTGCAGGTGCGCCCGGACGGCCGCTACCTCGACGGCACCTTCGGTCGCGGCGGACATGCCGCCGGCGTGCTGGCGCAACTGGGCGAGGCCGGCCGGCTGCTGGTGATGGACAAGGATCCCGAGGCCATCGCGGTCGCACAGGCTCGCTTCGGCAACGATGCGCGCGTGTCGATCCGTCGCGGCAGCTTCGCCGACCTGGCGGCCTGGAGCGCGGTCGCCGAAGCGCCGCTCGACGGCGCGCTGTTCGACCTGGGTGTGTCCTCGCCGCAGCTCGACGTCGCCGAGCGCGGTTTCAGTTTCGGCAAGGACGGCCCGCTCGACATGCGCATGGACCCGGAGGCCGACGAAAGCGCCGCGGAGTGGATCGCGCGCGCGGCCGAGGCGGACATCGCCGACGTGCTGTGGACCTATGGCGAGGAGCGCATGAGCCGCCGCATCGCCCGCGCGATCGTCGCGCGCCGCGTCGAGGCCCCGTTCCTGCGCACCGCCGATCTCGCCGCGGTGATCGCCGCCAATGTGCCGCGCGGCAGGCCCAAGCCCGGGCAGAAGGAAACCCACCCTGCAACGCGTTCGTTCCAGGCGATCCGCATCCACATCAACCGCGAGCTGGCGGATCTGGAAACCGGCCTGAGCGCGGCGATGGACGCACTGCGCCCCGGTGGTCGACTGGCGGTCATCAGCTTCCATTCGCTCGAAGACCGCATCGTCAAGCGCTTCATCGCCGGCCACGCAAAAGCGCCGGCCGGCAACCGTCGGCTGCCGGAAGCGGCGCCGTTCGTGCCGCGCCTGCGCATCGTCAGCGATGCCACCAAGGCCGACGAGACGGAGCTGCGCGCCAATCCGCGCGCCCGCAGCGCCGTGCTGCGCGTGGCCGAAAAGCTCGACGCGGAGGGCGCCGCATGA
- the ftsL gene encoding cell division protein FtsL produces MKLRHLLVAVLLAANVITAIGVVHARHDYRQLYIDLTRLERARDELNIDFGRLQLEQATWAMSNRVDQVARERLGMRFPETAEIVVVRP; encoded by the coding sequence ATGAAGCTGCGCCATCTGCTCGTCGCCGTGCTGCTGGCCGCCAACGTGATCACCGCGATCGGCGTGGTCCACGCGCGCCACGACTATCGCCAGCTCTATATCGATCTCACCCGGCTCGAGCGCGCGCGCGACGAGCTCAACATCGACTTCGGCCGGCTGCAGCTCGAACAGGCCACCTGGGCGATGAGCAACCGCGTCGACCAGGTGGCACGTGAGCGCTTGGGCATGCGGTTCCCGGAAACGGCGGAAATCGTCGTGGTGCGGCCATGA
- a CDS encoding peptidoglycan D,D-transpeptidase FtsI family protein, which yields MKFGRLTRFVKAGDGHAKKPRKRAQFDLRLRLMLVGGALGLGAVALVGRAVDLQLIDNAFYQQKADARFRREVPIPASRGMITDRNGEPLAISSPVESLWVNPQELSKHPDRLPELAKVTGLPLEELARAVSQRADKEFMYIPRHRRISPVAAKRVLDLGIPGVFSQREYRRFYPQGEAVSHVLGFTNIDDRGQEGVELAFDEWLAGKPGAQNVIRDRHGRIVEHVSLVRAAEPGKDLVLSIDRRIQFLAHRELRRALEETGASAGSIVVLDVATGEVLAMANLPTYNNNRVTGENRDAHRNRAVTDLLEPGSTMKPITVAAALEKGVITPSTTFNTNPGWIPNGRFKTSDFRNYGVLDTTGIITKSSNVGSSMIVRKLDDRYFYEFVRGFGYGRSTGSGFPGEAAGLFPDPSRWSGTSKQGMSYGYGLSVTPMQIAHAYATLGNHGRALPPTFVKGGAGEARQVVSPGVADEVVRMMQTVTEPGGTGTRAAILGYHVAGKSGTARKASGGSYARRYLAFFAGLVPVENPRFAMAVVIDDPDTSKGGSTYGGGYVSAPVFQRVMDGALRLMDVPPDDIDTWLAAQAANDAKRAREQGRSAKPAPAAAPAVPVPVAASSAPVAVAGVQR from the coding sequence ATGAAGTTCGGCCGGCTCACGAGGTTCGTCAAGGCGGGCGACGGCCATGCCAAGAAGCCGCGCAAGCGTGCGCAGTTCGATCTGCGCCTGCGGCTGATGCTGGTCGGCGGGGCGCTGGGTCTGGGCGCGGTCGCGCTGGTCGGCCGGGCGGTGGACCTGCAGCTGATCGACAACGCGTTCTACCAGCAGAAGGCCGACGCGCGCTTCCGCCGCGAAGTGCCGATCCCGGCCTCGCGCGGCATGATCACCGACCGCAACGGCGAGCCGCTGGCGATCTCCTCGCCGGTCGAATCGCTGTGGGTCAACCCGCAGGAGCTGAGCAAGCATCCCGACCGGTTGCCGGAGCTGGCCAAGGTCACCGGCCTGCCGCTCGAGGAACTCGCACGCGCGGTCTCGCAACGCGCGGACAAGGAATTCATGTACATCCCGCGCCACCGCCGGATCAGTCCGGTGGCGGCCAAGCGCGTGCTCGACCTGGGTATTCCCGGCGTGTTCTCGCAGCGCGAATACCGCCGCTTCTACCCGCAGGGCGAAGCCGTCTCGCACGTGCTCGGCTTCACCAACATCGACGACCGCGGCCAGGAAGGCGTGGAGCTGGCGTTCGACGAATGGCTGGCCGGCAAGCCCGGCGCGCAGAACGTGATCCGCGACCGCCACGGCCGCATCGTCGAGCACGTGAGCCTGGTGCGCGCCGCCGAGCCGGGCAAGGACCTGGTGCTCAGCATCGACCGGCGCATCCAGTTCCTCGCCCACCGCGAGCTGCGCCGTGCGCTCGAGGAAACCGGCGCCAGCGCCGGGTCGATCGTCGTGCTCGACGTGGCGACCGGCGAAGTGCTGGCGATGGCCAACCTGCCGACCTACAACAACAATCGCGTCACCGGCGAGAACCGCGACGCGCATCGCAACCGCGCGGTGACGGATCTGCTCGAGCCCGGCTCGACGATGAAGCCGATCACCGTGGCGGCCGCGCTGGAGAAAGGCGTCATCACCCCGAGCACCACGTTCAACACCAACCCCGGCTGGATTCCGAACGGCCGCTTCAAGACCAGCGACTTCCGCAACTACGGGGTGCTCGACACCACCGGCATCATCACCAAGAGCTCGAACGTCGGCTCGTCGATGATCGTGCGCAAGCTCGACGATCGCTATTTCTACGAATTCGTGCGTGGTTTCGGCTACGGCCGCAGTACCGGCAGCGGCTTTCCCGGCGAAGCGGCGGGTCTGTTCCCCGATCCATCGCGCTGGAGCGGCACGAGCAAGCAGGGCATGTCCTACGGCTACGGGCTGTCGGTGACGCCGATGCAGATCGCGCACGCCTACGCCACGCTCGGCAACCACGGCCGTGCGCTGCCGCCGACCTTCGTCAAGGGCGGCGCCGGCGAAGCGCGTCAGGTGGTGTCGCCCGGCGTGGCCGACGAAGTGGTGCGGATGATGCAGACCGTCACCGAACCGGGCGGCACGGGCACGCGCGCGGCGATCCTCGGCTACCACGTGGCCGGCAAGTCCGGTACCGCGCGCAAGGCCAGCGGTGGCAGTTACGCGCGTCGGTATCTTGCCTTCTTCGCCGGGCTGGTGCCGGTGGAGAATCCGCGCTTCGCGATGGCCGTGGTCATCGACGATCCCGACACCTCCAAGGGCGGGTCCACCTACGGCGGCGGCTATGTGTCGGCCCCGGTGTTCCAGCGGGTCATGGACGGCGCGCTGCGCCTGATGGACGTGCCGCCCGACGACATCGACACCTGGCTGGCCGCGCAGGCCGCCAATGACGCCAAGCGTGCGCGCGAGCAGGGCAGGTCGGCGAAGCCGGCGCCTGCAGCCGCGCCAGCCGTCCCGGTACCGGTCGCTGCATCGTCGGCGCCAGTCGCCGTCGCGGGAGTCCAGCGATGA
- a CDS encoding UDP-N-acetylmuramoyl-L-alanyl-D-glutamate--2,6-diaminopimelate ligase: MALRELLPDVAAVPEDTLITGLVQDSRAIRPGDAFVAIGGFGTHGLHFTDVARAAGAGAILFEPPVPAEIPSLPSDAIAVPGLRARMGAMADAFHGQPSRAMAMVGVTGTSGKTSTVQLLAQAFEASGTRVGTIGTLGAGLHGALEANGFTTPLVLQTHALLAQMRDAGAQAVAMEVSSHALDQGRVDAVHFDVAVFTNLTRDHLDYHGDMAGYGAAKAKLFAREGLNAAVINIDDAFGRTLPAQLADDVRAITISAVGNADADLSAHEVTFDASGIAFSMRIDGQFLPVRSSLLGRFNVDNLLAVAGVLLALGHAPAEIVRVLGALEPIAGRMNRLGGGTQPLVVVDYSHKPDPLQQALQSLRGHLRGQLVCVFGCGGERDAGKRPQMGTIAEAHADRVIVTDDNPRREEGDAIVADIMAGFAKPEAVVVERDRRRAIEHAIATAAPGDIVLIAGKGHEPYQEIGSVQHPFDDRIVAQAALDAWQEARP, encoded by the coding sequence ATGGCGCTCCGCGAGCTGCTGCCGGATGTCGCAGCGGTTCCCGAAGACACGCTCATCACCGGCCTGGTGCAGGACAGCCGCGCGATCCGCCCCGGCGATGCCTTCGTCGCGATCGGCGGCTTCGGCACGCACGGCCTGCACTTCACCGACGTCGCCCGCGCCGCCGGTGCTGGCGCGATCCTGTTCGAACCGCCGGTGCCGGCCGAGATCCCGTCGCTGCCAAGCGATGCGATCGCGGTCCCCGGCCTGCGCGCGCGCATGGGCGCGATGGCCGATGCCTTCCATGGCCAGCCTTCGCGTGCGATGGCGATGGTCGGCGTCACCGGCACCAGCGGCAAGACCTCGACGGTGCAGCTGCTCGCGCAGGCGTTCGAGGCGAGCGGCACCCGCGTGGGCACGATCGGCACGCTCGGCGCCGGCCTGCATGGCGCGCTCGAGGCCAATGGATTCACCACGCCGCTGGTCCTGCAGACCCATGCGCTGCTCGCGCAGATGCGCGATGCCGGCGCGCAGGCGGTGGCGATGGAGGTCAGCTCGCACGCGCTCGACCAGGGCCGCGTGGACGCCGTGCATTTCGATGTCGCTGTGTTCACCAACCTCACCCGCGACCATCTCGACTACCACGGCGACATGGCCGGTTACGGCGCCGCGAAGGCGAAGCTGTTCGCACGCGAAGGCCTGAACGCCGCGGTGATCAACATCGACGATGCATTCGGCCGGACGCTGCCGGCGCAGCTCGCCGACGACGTCCGCGCCATCACCATCAGCGCTGTCGGCAACGCCGATGCGGATCTCTCCGCGCACGAGGTCACCTTCGACGCGTCGGGCATCGCGTTCTCGATGCGCATCGATGGGCAGTTCCTACCTGTGCGCTCGTCGCTGCTCGGTCGCTTCAATGTCGACAACCTGCTGGCGGTCGCCGGCGTGCTGCTGGCGCTGGGTCATGCGCCGGCAGAGATCGTGCGCGTGCTCGGGGCGCTCGAACCCATCGCCGGTCGCATGAACCGCCTCGGCGGCGGGACGCAGCCACTGGTCGTCGTCGACTATTCCCACAAGCCCGATCCGCTGCAGCAGGCCTTGCAGTCGCTGCGCGGCCATCTGCGCGGCCAACTGGTCTGCGTGTTCGGCTGCGGCGGCGAGCGCGATGCCGGCAAGCGGCCGCAGATGGGGACGATCGCCGAAGCCCACGCCGATCGCGTCATCGTCACCGACGACAATCCGCGCCGCGAGGAGGGTGATGCGATCGTCGCCGACATCATGGCCGGCTTCGCGAAGCCCGAAGCGGTGGTCGTCGAGCGCGACCGCCGTCGCGCGATCGAACATGCGATCGCGACGGCTGCGCCCGGCGACATCGTACTGATCGCCGGCAAGGGCCATGAGCCCTATCAGGAGATCGGCAGCGTGCAGCATCCCTTCGACGATCGCATCGTCGCCCAGGCAGCGCTCGATGCGTGGCAGGAGGCGCGACCGTGA